A stretch of Imperialibacter roseus DNA encodes these proteins:
- a CDS encoding RHS repeat-associated core domain-containing protein codes for MALGDDYYPFGLAFNSYQSGLKNDYLYNGKELQEDLDLNLYDYGARFYDPTIARFSTLDPKATIYASWSPFHYAANNPIRKVVINGEGWDDVVKGVSGFVDTYTDSKTYKKIGEGFKETIVGEAIVNLISSIPSLPNVVTFDDGPMEDDSHLPSPRDSKTISIDLSDVDAAQEVFTLPSKAIKPTKNENLTKERNTGQKRTNPDKPDARGKLESGDSEATGMAMEATDSVPVIHQSDMKDLTTKDGGSASWNAGDTTWNKVIKKN; via the coding sequence TTGGCACTTGGAGATGACTATTACCCCTTTGGCCTGGCTTTTAACTCTTATCAGAGTGGACTGAAGAACGATTACCTGTACAATGGCAAGGAGCTTCAAGAAGACCTTGATCTAAACCTTTACGACTACGGTGCTCGCTTCTATGATCCGACAATAGCCCGGTTCTCTACACTAGATCCAAAAGCAACAATATATGCGAGCTGGTCTCCCTTCCACTATGCCGCTAACAACCCTATTAGAAAAGTAGTCATTAACGGAGAGGGTTGGGATGATGTTGTCAAAGGGGTTTCTGGCTTTGTTGACACATACACGGATTCTAAGACTTATAAAAAGATAGGTGAAGGATTCAAGGAGACAATTGTTGGGGAGGCAATTGTCAATTTGATTTCTAGTATTCCAAGCTTGCCGAATGTTGTCACTTTCGATGATGGTCCCATGGAAGATGATTCTCATTTACCGTCGCCTCGAGACAGCAAAACAATTTCAATCGATTTATCTGATGTAGACGCTGCTCAGGAAGTGTTTACCCTCCCATCAAAGGCAATTAAGCCCACAAAAAATGAGAACTTGACTAAAGAAAGGAATACTGGACAAAAGAGAACGAATCCAGATAAGCCAGATGCTCGTGGAAAACTTGAAAGCGGAGATTCTGAGGCGACAGGTATGGCGATGGAAGCGACTGACAGTGTTCCCGTTATACATCAAAGTGATATGAAGGATTTAACGACTAAGGATGGAGGTAGTGCTTCTTGGAATGCCGGAGATACTACTTGGAATAAGGTAATTAAGAAAAACTAG
- a CDS encoding toxin-antitoxin system YwqK family antitoxin produces the protein MMKYIQYTLLNGLFLTLLGCNGYVVLDHYDDGSIKYKCQMTGSQKNGECIYYFQDGSTKQIESYSKGKLNGQSSFWYHNGQLHWRAEYTEDKKNGLVKYYDSLGQLYQETTFLDNELHGVSKSYFSSGNLKSFGKYRVGTPIDTHRIFFEDNKIKLIQIFTKEGLLEDYSKYDEKGNLVDSLIEYEFAVSDSTGYHIVSIRMTNPMYDFMGVVVGKLDSINHSVVDTLRLEQSEDYEIMFSLKSSNSDNYLEGIIYDLEDLGNNKAVVKRSLTFKLQLPPDSPSS, from the coding sequence ATGATGAAGTATATTCAATATACCTTGCTCAACGGGCTATTTTTGACGCTACTTGGCTGTAATGGTTATGTTGTTCTCGATCATTATGATGATGGTAGTATCAAGTACAAGTGTCAAATGACAGGTTCCCAAAAAAATGGAGAGTGTATATACTATTTCCAAGATGGCTCCACTAAGCAGATCGAAAGCTATTCAAAAGGAAAACTTAATGGGCAATCATCCTTCTGGTATCACAATGGTCAATTGCATTGGAGAGCTGAATACACAGAGGATAAAAAAAATGGATTGGTCAAGTATTATGATTCTCTAGGACAGCTGTATCAAGAAACTACATTTCTTGATAATGAACTACATGGAGTTAGTAAGTCGTATTTTTCTAGCGGAAACCTCAAAAGCTTTGGAAAGTACAGAGTTGGAACCCCAATAGACACCCATAGAATTTTCTTTGAGGATAACAAAATCAAGCTAATCCAGATATTCACAAAAGAGGGCCTATTAGAAGATTATTCCAAATACGATGAAAAGGGGAACCTCGTTGATTCGTTGATTGAATACGAATTTGCAGTGAGCGATTCGACAGGCTACCACATTGTATCAATTCGAATGACCAACCCAATGTATGATTTCATGGGTGTTGTAGTTGGGAAATTAGATTCTATTAACCATAGTGTAGTTGATACGTTGCGACTTGAACAAAGTGAGGATTACGAAATTATGTTCTCTCTGAAAAGCAGCAACAGCGACAATTATCTAGAAGGAATCATATATGATTTGGAGGATTTAGGGAACAATAAAGCTGTGGTAAAAAGATCTCTAACTTTTAAGCTTCAACTCCCTCCTGATAGTCCGAGTAGCTAG
- a CDS encoding type II toxin-antitoxin system HicB family antitoxin, giving the protein MKYLEYKGYTGSIEYSPEDNLLYGKVLGINGLISFEGQTGADLENDFHQAVDAYLEDCKSNGVEPERPFKGSFNVRISPSLHQKAALLAKEAKVSLNNFIAEAIRLRVQKS; this is encoded by the coding sequence ATGAAATACCTGGAATACAAAGGCTATACAGGCAGTATAGAGTACAGTCCTGAGGATAATTTGCTCTATGGTAAAGTGCTGGGAATTAATGGCCTAATCTCTTTTGAGGGGCAAACAGGTGCTGATCTTGAAAACGATTTTCACCAAGCGGTCGATGCTTATTTAGAGGATTGTAAATCAAATGGTGTCGAACCTGAGAGGCCATTTAAAGGTAGCTTCAATGTAAGAATTTCACCGTCGCTTCATCAAAAGGCAGCTTTATTGGCAAAGGAAGCGAAGGTGTCTTTGAACAATTTTATAGCAGAGGCTATTCGGTTAAGAGTACAGAAATCGTGA
- a CDS encoding type II toxin-antitoxin system HicA family toxin, with product MSRKEKLIARFVSMPSDFHYDEMVKLLGYFGFVEVKKGKTAGSRVKFENGEGVPIMLHKPHPNGLMKQYQMRQVKEILEL from the coding sequence GTGTCCAGAAAGGAAAAGCTTATTGCAAGATTTGTAAGCATGCCATCCGATTTTCATTATGATGAGATGGTAAAACTGCTTGGATACTTCGGCTTTGTAGAAGTTAAGAAGGGGAAAACGGCTGGATCAAGAGTAAAATTCGAAAATGGAGAAGGCGTTCCGATCATGCTTCACAAACCACACCCGAACGGTCTTATGAAGCAATACCAAATGCGACAAGTAAAAGAAATATTAGAGTTATGA
- a CDS encoding thermonuclease family protein yields the protein MLTGRARAKAKKFCSKGCQITLQTQKEKRDRYARYLAEVVHDGENLSDYLMEIGAEKPG from the coding sequence GTGCTAACCGGCCGTGCCCGAGCCAAGGCCAAGAAGTTCTGCTCCAAAGGCTGTCAGATTACTTTACAGACTCAGAAGGAAAAGCGTGACCGCTATGCCCGCTACCTGGCTGAGGTGGTGCATGATGGTGAAAACCTTTCTGATTACCTGATGGAAATTGGGGCGGAGAAGCCGGGCTAA
- a CDS encoding type II toxin-antitoxin system RelE/ParE family toxin, protein MERKVVWNKRPSSSLNKALKKISEDSYLQAERVEEAILATLELARQNPERYPPDKFKKENQGSYRAFETHSYRIAYRFTDTQVRVLRIRHVRQEPKPY, encoded by the coding sequence ATGGAGAGAAAAGTAGTCTGGAATAAACGACCTTCCAGCTCATTGAACAAAGCCTTGAAAAAGATTAGTGAGGACTCGTATCTTCAGGCTGAACGAGTGGAAGAGGCCATATTAGCGACATTGGAATTGGCCAGGCAAAACCCTGAAAGATACCCGCCGGATAAGTTTAAGAAGGAGAACCAGGGAAGTTATCGGGCTTTTGAAACCCATAGTTATCGCATAGCTTACCGGTTTACAGACACACAAGTCAGGGTATTAAGAATCAGGCATGTAAGGCAGGAACCAAAGCCCTACTAA
- a CDS encoding thermonuclease family protein, with translation MRLAKSARAKAKKFCPEGSLVTIQTMKEKRDRYARYLAEVVHDGENLSDYLLEIGAAKPWK, from the coding sequence CTGCGATTAGCAAAAAGTGCAAGAGCCAAGGCCAAAAAGTTCTGCCCCGAAGGTTCCCTAGTTACTATACAGACCATGAAGGAAAAGAGGGACCGCTATGCTCGATACTTGGCCGAGGTAGTGCATGATGGTGAAAACCTTTCTGACTACCTGCTGGAAATTGGAGCGGCGAAGCCCTGGAAGTAA
- a CDS encoding OmpA family protein: MKKPAALPSIFLCIIFLSIAHFGKAQEEDEAPKFDLEKLGKELNTGHHESGPIISPDGNTLYWVVSNSPENTYGEDGSQDIWYSTRDADGNWTQAVHAGPPFNIHKFNKVLGITTDGNTLMLNGGARKNEPGFSIVRRSGNSWSTPTQVNIPNYDNMNKGLFSGSFMSNDAKVVIMYFTERVKGKYSDLYISFDKGGKWTPPVKMPEGINTVYDEFGPFLAADGVTLYFASNRPGGLGSTDIYMAKRLDDTWMKWSKPVNLGEPVNTKGFDAYFSISGDGQNAFTTRSYTTQDGGSLDIFGLVPAKPEPEPEPEPEPEPIIVLTGIVMSSKDRTPISGAVVGFKSDQSDDGFVESGEGDGFYEVELPHEGNFKLEVKAEGFLSANDEIDVAYDGLERYYDKPFYLDPIEVGTKVRLEKVFFDTNKTILRPESFEELDKVVDFMNENPGITIEIGGHTDDVGSDDYNKNLSQGRAEAVRQYVVDNGIDANRITALGYGESQPEVPNTSAENRQTNRRVEFKVLEN, from the coding sequence ATGAAGAAACCAGCCGCTCTACCGAGTATTTTTTTATGCATTATATTTCTTTCTATCGCCCATTTTGGGAAAGCACAAGAGGAGGACGAAGCACCAAAATTTGACCTCGAAAAACTAGGGAAAGAATTGAATACTGGCCACCACGAGTCCGGCCCAATTATTTCTCCTGATGGCAATACGCTTTATTGGGTGGTGTCTAACAGCCCTGAAAACACCTACGGAGAAGACGGTTCGCAGGACATTTGGTACTCGACCAGAGATGCAGATGGAAACTGGACGCAGGCTGTGCATGCCGGTCCCCCTTTCAATATCCATAAGTTCAATAAGGTACTGGGAATTACCACAGATGGAAACACGCTCATGCTCAATGGCGGAGCCCGAAAGAACGAGCCTGGTTTTTCTATTGTACGCAGGTCAGGAAATAGTTGGTCAACACCTACGCAGGTGAATATTCCCAACTACGACAACATGAACAAGGGATTGTTTTCGGGCAGCTTCATGAGCAACGACGCCAAAGTGGTGATCATGTATTTTACTGAAAGAGTAAAAGGCAAATACAGTGACCTGTACATCAGTTTTGACAAAGGAGGCAAGTGGACGCCACCTGTAAAAATGCCTGAGGGTATCAATACTGTTTATGATGAATTTGGGCCGTTTCTGGCTGCCGATGGTGTGACACTGTATTTTGCCAGCAATCGGCCGGGTGGACTAGGCAGCACCGACATTTACATGGCTAAACGGCTGGATGATACCTGGATGAAATGGTCGAAGCCGGTGAACCTCGGCGAGCCGGTGAATACTAAAGGTTTTGATGCTTACTTCTCAATCAGTGGTGACGGGCAAAATGCTTTTACCACAAGGTCGTACACAACGCAGGATGGTGGAAGCCTCGATATTTTCGGTCTGGTGCCTGCCAAGCCCGAACCGGAGCCTGAGCCGGAACCAGAACCGGAGCCAATCATTGTGCTTACCGGCATTGTAATGTCAAGCAAAGACCGGACGCCAATTTCGGGTGCGGTGGTAGGGTTTAAGTCGGATCAATCCGACGACGGGTTTGTGGAAAGCGGAGAAGGAGATGGTTTTTATGAGGTGGAGCTTCCTCATGAAGGTAATTTCAAGCTGGAAGTAAAGGCAGAGGGATTTCTTTCAGCGAACGACGAGATTGATGTGGCGTATGATGGGTTGGAAAGGTACTACGACAAGCCCTTTTACCTTGATCCGATTGAAGTAGGTACCAAGGTGCGTTTGGAAAAGGTATTCTTTGATACTAACAAGACCATTTTACGTCCAGAGTCTTTTGAAGAGCTGGACAAGGTGGTAGATTTTATGAACGAGAACCCTGGCATTACCATCGAAATTGGCGGGCATACCGACGATGTGGGCAGTGACGATTACAACAAGAATTTGTCGCAGGGGAGGGCAGAGGCAGTGCGCCAGTATGTGGTAGACAATGGTATTGACGCCAACCGCATCACCGCCCTGGGCTACGGCGAAAGCCAGCCAGAGGTGCCAAACACCTCCGCAGAAAACCGTCAGACAAACAGGAGGGTGGAGTTCAAGGTGCTGGAGAATTAG
- a CDS encoding IS110 family RNA-guided transposase, translating to MKGKSKELNFEGQKVFVGIDVHLTSWKVTILLEQLTHKTFSQDPRAETLASYLRRTFPGAEYYSAYEAGFCGYSVHRSLEACGIHNIVVNPADIPTTDKEKKQKEDSRDSRKIARCLRTGELEAIHVPDRAIEELRGLVRYRKTLVKEISRNKTRVKASLHFYGIEIPAELDSASRHWSANFSKWLATIRLSTDYGHTVIADTVDTVDHLRSTLLKINKQLRTIAKSEAYAHKINCLKSIPGVGLVVSMTLLTELEQINRFKNLDKLCAYIGLIPSTNSSGDKDRTGSITPRSNKPLRGVLIESAWVASRIDPALALAYSNLCKRMKPNRAIIRIAKKLLNRIRFVLKNETEYEYAVVK from the coding sequence ATGAAAGGTAAAAGTAAAGAATTGAACTTCGAAGGTCAAAAGGTATTCGTTGGCATTGATGTGCATTTAACCAGTTGGAAAGTGACCATATTATTGGAACAGCTTACACATAAGACGTTTTCACAGGATCCGAGAGCTGAGACTTTAGCCAGCTATCTAAGGAGAACCTTTCCAGGGGCCGAATATTATTCAGCCTATGAGGCAGGATTTTGCGGTTACAGTGTTCACCGATCTCTGGAGGCATGTGGCATACACAATATTGTAGTCAACCCAGCAGACATTCCTACCACAGATAAAGAGAAGAAACAAAAGGAGGACAGCCGAGATAGTAGAAAAATTGCACGCTGTTTACGTACTGGAGAATTAGAAGCTATCCATGTTCCAGACAGGGCTATAGAAGAACTTCGTGGGCTGGTAAGGTACCGTAAAACTTTGGTCAAGGAAATCAGTAGAAACAAGACCAGGGTCAAAGCTTCTTTACATTTCTATGGTATTGAAATTCCGGCAGAACTGGACTCTGCATCACGCCACTGGTCAGCTAATTTCTCCAAATGGTTAGCAACCATAAGGCTATCGACAGATTACGGCCATACCGTAATAGCCGACACGGTGGATACAGTTGATCATTTACGGTCTACACTACTCAAAATCAATAAGCAGCTAAGGACAATAGCTAAAAGTGAGGCGTATGCTCATAAAATTAACTGCCTTAAAAGTATTCCCGGAGTAGGACTGGTTGTGTCGATGACTTTGCTTACAGAACTCGAGCAGATCAACCGGTTCAAGAACCTGGATAAACTTTGTGCTTATATTGGACTGATTCCATCTACTAATTCTTCAGGAGATAAAGATCGAACAGGAAGCATTACACCCAGAAGCAATAAACCATTGAGAGGGGTACTTATTGAAAGTGCATGGGTTGCCAGTAGAATTGATCCTGCTCTAGCTCTGGCTTATAGTAATTTGTGTAAGCGAATGAAGCCAAATAGAGCTATTATTCGAATAGCTAAAAAGTTATTGAATCGTATAAGGTTTGTATTGAAAAATGAAACAGAGTATGAATATGCGGTGGTTAAATGA
- a CDS encoding response regulator transcription factor: MTVEGLVFWISFIFCLALAAGGIMVIFRFTKLKALPAFQHLQYFLILLYTFGFYSLWSESFIAFMPFAEQVKPFSKVLTVLGIPFIAFSAAQQMYWSKQVTLKSTHWVVIPSLAVIVSIVVITQYYALEWTVLTSLPNVYAVFGFVASAFCGTLFLTQKTTLLLTRDRLALTAALFALAIFYGFEYMTSTVNVMLQALSHFVFFLLNTFIAVYFVYTIKYEAAKEIDAPSAEAFIARFALTARESEIVREIYSGKTNQEIADTLFVTLQTIKDHTSRIYQKTDVKSRAQLIRLMRDFV, translated from the coding sequence ATGACTGTAGAAGGACTGGTTTTCTGGATAAGCTTTATTTTTTGCCTGGCGCTAGCGGCTGGAGGCATTATGGTGATTTTCAGATTCACCAAACTAAAGGCACTGCCAGCTTTCCAACACCTGCAGTATTTTTTGATTTTGTTGTACACCTTTGGTTTCTACAGCCTTTGGAGTGAGTCGTTTATTGCCTTTATGCCTTTTGCAGAACAGGTAAAACCTTTTTCAAAGGTGCTGACTGTGCTGGGCATTCCGTTTATCGCCTTCAGTGCTGCGCAGCAAATGTACTGGAGCAAACAAGTCACGCTAAAAAGCACACATTGGGTCGTTATTCCTTCCCTGGCAGTTATCGTTAGCATTGTTGTAATCACTCAATACTATGCGTTGGAATGGACAGTGCTCACGTCGTTACCCAACGTTTATGCGGTGTTTGGCTTTGTTGCATCGGCTTTCTGTGGAACGCTGTTTCTCACTCAGAAAACGACCCTCCTGTTGACCAGAGATCGCCTGGCACTTACTGCGGCACTTTTTGCCCTCGCCATTTTTTATGGTTTTGAGTACATGACATCCACCGTTAATGTCATGCTTCAGGCCCTCAGCCACTTCGTCTTCTTCCTGCTCAACACTTTCATTGCCGTTTACTTCGTGTATACCATTAAGTATGAAGCTGCCAAAGAAATCGATGCTCCGTCAGCGGAAGCGTTTATTGCCAGGTTCGCTCTCACAGCCCGTGAATCCGAAATTGTCAGGGAGATATACAGTGGCAAGACCAACCAGGAGATAGCCGATACGCTGTTTGTGACGTTGCAGACAATTAAAGACCACACCTCGAGGATCTACCAAAAGACCGATGTGAAGAGCCGGGCTCAGCTGATCAGGCTGATGCGTGATTTTGTCTAA